tatagttttttattgtaaattttaattatttattgcactTGCTACATAATACTGtagtaaaatacaataattaaagtaacTTAGCCAGCTAAGGAAATTATTTTACAGTTATATATTGAATTGTTTGTTTAATAAACTCTaatttcatttatatggcgTATTACCAGATTATTACAAAACTtacttaagtaatattattaatttaattgacaATACTTTGATTTTTTTGGGACAGTATATTGATGTAACTAATTGTTGCTTATAACATGAATTTTTTAACCTTACTTTACCATATTGATTTTAGTTATCCACAGGAGTAATTCTATCAAATTCtttcaattaaattgtttttttttgtatcatcattccacaaataattctcTGTGAAATACCTACTATATCTCAACTTATTACAAGCCCCAGAGTTACATATTacaatgaattttatataattattaaacattttaatctGTAATAAcctattaatttcaaattaccTTTAAATTTGTCATAGAAcatcaaaatacaataatgaaataatttataacacgcataataatatgttggcTATCACTTACATATTTATCAGTCTaatcttacaaataaaaatgcattactTATTATTGAAATGGTTTCCTTAGACTGTCCCACATGTATTCAGGTGACTCAGCTCCATGGTGAGGATCAATCGAATCTATCGCATAGATGTTTGATGAGAGCATTGGACTTTTACTTCGCGTGCTACTATTGTTCTTACCCTGTCTGTTCTCAAACACAGGACTCGGTATTCGCTCTTCATGAACACAGTTTTTAGTTTCTAAAATTTTACTCTGCTGTTTCCATTTAAAGGCTGTATATGTGAGTAAAAACAAAACCAGACCTAAACCAATAATACTTGCCGTTACTACAGTAACTGATTTTACGTGGCTTGACGTGTTTGTAGTCGGCGGATTCTTCGTCTCAATGTTTTCTAATAGTTTAACCTCGACGTTTTCCTCGCTGGACGATGCTGCGTTATTGTCTTTCATATGTTGTAAGTCTTCTAAAACGATAGCACCATCACTCTTTGCGTCCTCTTCAAGCAggattttttctaatatttccgATTTAGCCAAGTCTAGAAAgaaaggtatataatatatttattgttgtttaaCAACTATTTGGCATATGATTATTAGTACGCGAATGATGTGTGTTGCTGAGTGTTTTACTCCTACTCCAGAAAATACTGATGATGATCATCAAAATCATCAACGCCAACAACGTGATCACCAAAGCAGTGACAGGAACGTTGCTGGGTGTGGTGTTGTGATGTTGGAATTGATGGATTATTGTGCGCTCTAAAGTCACCCAAGAAATATCCGATTCGCAAGTTAAAAAATCTGTAAAATATGTATTGCAGTACACATACAAAGTTAGACAACATTCGCTTATAGGCACAACAATAGCATCAGTTGATGCATTCTCATTGAGTTTAGAAAATACCTACACGATAAATTTGTTGACGACGGTTAAAATATTTCTGAAATACTTACGACGAGGTTTTAGGATTTCTGGATCTGCAGATTGGGTCCTATTTCTACGTACTAGTTCAAATATATCGTTCCAGGTAACTAAATCTTTATCTGACTTTAAATGTCGTCCTTCTCTTGATTCATTGTGTAAATTCATTAAGGTTTGGTCTTCATTCGTATTCATTTTATCATTACTAGAACTCTTTCTATCATGTAATTCCTTATTTTGagtaatgttattaaataatgacattataCCCATATTTTCTCCGTTTTCATTAACGTTATTGCCATAGTTCATCACTACTGGAATATTTGGAAAATTTTCGTGTAAAATGTTTGCATCTATACCTGATGCTTTAGAATCATGCAAATTCGCATCTAATATCGCTCTCAATGGATATGTTTCTTTGGAAATTGGCTCTATAAATGATTTTGATAGAAATGGCTCAGGTGGATTTGGTTCCTTAGAGGCATTATGGAATATATCAGCTAAATGAACATGGCTGGACCCTCTTTCCCTATGTTGTACTAATTCATTTAGAGTCATATTTCTCTCCATGAGTATTTTAGAAAGTCGAGCATtggctaaaaaataaaaacaatacattttattatcaaacTTAACCATAGtgttttttatatgtaatataagaGAGGACAAACGGGTAGTTAATAGCTTCACGTGATGAAGAAGATGAAGAGAAGTGACGAGGAAAccgtccatggacatccgcaataccAGAGGTCAAGAGACGTTGAGTATATGCTCTAAGCTTCAAGGTACCGGAGTTTAGCGGTTtaggaaaactgcagccggtaaaaGCCATTTatcttctcaaaattgattcctttagaattctttttgatgtcatttctaataactactagatactactaccgcttcggaaacaaatggcgctctgagagagaagaagcggcgcaaaaactcccagcattctttttttgcgctcttttcaataaaaatatacaaaattgtacagtcatttctatcgctttaaaataatcacaatctagtcccaggctgtcccatcattaagatattcagcagtatagtaataggatttacgacagagccattttttttaataaaacatttaaatttatttatagataatgcctgaacagtggctgggactttattatagaagtgtatacatttacccttaaagctattatgtatcttatgaagcctactagaagtagttacaagcaatcccttatttctagtgttataataacacTAGTAATTGAAACAACAAAGGGTCTGTGCGGGGCTAGAAGGCTCGCAAAACGCGTGGTTGCAGAATGCCAGATGTCGACGTCGTTCATTCGTGGTCGCATTTTCACGTAATGTCCGCTGGTGAAATTCGGCTGACGGTGTCAACTCTCTGAGTACTCCCCACTGTTTTTATGTATGAAGACATAGCTAATTGTAATAGATTCAACATGTGACTATTTACGATTAAAAGTATCATTGTTCgtgcgattttttttttctgaattcaAATGTGACTTAATCCAGACGAGTCCTTAAATCATTAGATGAAAATGTGCTAACAGTGAAAAATTTATATCAAGAAAACAAATGAATCATAAATTTGATTGATAGTTTTTTACTGTGACGGGGTATTTAGTGTCGATTAGCTAGATTAGCTAGTCGCTGGTTTTCACTGCCATAAGTGACAGGCGACCGAATACCGGGCTCCAAGTGCTATTGCTGCACCACGACAACACGCCTGCATACTCAGCGCTAAAAACAGAAGACTTACTGGTTGAAAAGGTTCTAGTACCGTGTGACTTCTTTTTAATccccaaacaaaaaaaatcaactgaAAGGTGTCTGCGGCAGATtggaaaaagtattttaaaaactaGTGTAGACACATGAGATATATACTCCAgggagaggctcctttgcacagggtgccggctaggtTGCACAGCggcgcattactgtgtttcggtccgaagggcgccggagatagtgaaattactgggcaaatgagacttaacatcttatgtctcaaggtgacgagcgcagttgtagtgccgctcagaattcttgggtatttcaagaatcctgagcggcactgcattcttatggacagggcgtatcaattaccatcagctgaacgtcctgctcgtctggagccttattttcataaaaaaaaaatttaggctGCTGgatagtattttgaaaaaacaagaagaaaagaaaaatctCTGATTTAAgataaatctcatttttgtttagtaggtatcgcaccatgttgaaatttttcggaaaccgtaatttaatataatataagggaaacctgttattggcattattattgtaaaatattattagttatttatctattatgtaatatgctgttggttttcttaataaaataaaataaaataaaataaaataaaataaaataaaataaaataaaataaaataaaataaaataaaataaaataaaataaaataaaataaaataaaataaaataaaataaaataaaataaaataaaataaagtaaagtaaagtaaagtaaagtaacgtaacgtaacataaaataaaataaaataaaataaaataaaataaaataaaataaaataaaataaaaataaagaaagaaaaagagaACACGACGAATTTTACGTTCCTAAAAAAGTCTCTAAAAACTTTCTTAAGTGCCTATGCATTTATAAGTgcatatgcggtagaagatgcagggaaaacccacatctctacgcaacgccaaagaatcaagccgatcggataGTGttgtataaacatttttaaaagaacTTTAAATACTCACTCTCAGTGTCGTTTAATATTTCTTCAATTTCATATTTAGCTGTGTTCTCTCTAATTGTTGTTGGCGGTTTCGTTGCAGTTGTAGTCGTCTTCATTTTGGAAAACTTTGTCGTTCTGTAATTATTGACCACGGATTTTGTGTACAGATTGGTTGTTAAAGTTGACGGTAAACTGATTTTTTCTTCGTCAGAAGGCGATTgagattttgttataaaatctgATACAGGTATTACATTAGCTATTCCGCTAATATCTTGAATTGGAATATCTGATGTCGATTCGTTTGATGAATTCTTTTGTTTCATCCGTTTTTTCTTTAATCTGTTTCCTAGTGCTTGTCTTCTTGAATTATAAGAATTGATTGTTGTTCTCGTTGTTTTGGAATCATCTAAAGTAGTGGATTTTTCAGATGTTGTACTTGCTTTTTCTTCTGTTAAAGGTGTAGTCTGAATTATATCTACTTGATCAATAAGAGATGTTGTGGTATTTGTTATGTTCAATTCACTTTCGGAAAATATTGTATTCGAAGTGTCTTGTGTGGTTTTTATTAAAAGTTCACTGGAGTTCTTCGTTGGAGAAATTGACACATCATGATCTGTAATTGAATACTGTTCTTGAGCGCTAATTGGTTGTGTCAAATCTAAACTTGTTGAGTTTTCTTGAGAACTGGACCAATGTACTGATGGTTCATCCATTCTTGTTTTAACATTAGAAGGCAATAACTCCATCCATTCTGTTGTCGTATTTTTATTCGATGTTAAAGCCATAAAATCGCGGCTTAGCTGTCCTTTATAACCGATGGCATTTAATGGTCGTCTCCTAATTTTCCGCCTTGGTTTAAATGGATACCGTCGTCTTGTAGTTGGCTTGAAAAAGGTATCATAGTCGATCTCTTCTGTTGTATGTTTTGGCATGGATGTTGTTAATATCTCAATTACTtcatctttttcttttattccTAATTCTTCTAAATCATCAGTCACACTTATAGTGGTTGTAGTGATGAATTCTATATCTTCGTATCTAGTATTGTCTTTCTTTTCTTCCATTTCATCTGATTGGCCTACTAATATTGATTCAGTTTCATTTTCAATCACAGATGTTGGTTCAGTGTTTTCCTCTAAATGAATGACTGAATCCGGAGTTTCTTCATGAAGCTGTTTATAATTATCCATTTGCCTATTTGTGATAAGCTTAGAAACTGCTTCTTCTTTTCCTTGTAGTAAATCGTGCAAAGAAAGGTTGTTTTGTTGAAGTATTTCGCTTAAGCTTTTTCCGTTGGATCTCTTTAAAATTGCCTTCAACGTTGAAGGGTCAATGGGTTGATTTCCCTGAAACATCATAAATTCAGGTTATATGTTAGTcttcaatacaaatatttatttgaatatttaatttgtacttactatgaaattatattgaaacaaatttaatgTTTATAACTTCGACTTTCAATAAACCATCTCTAACGGAGAAACAGTGAGATGGAAAAATAAAGCAAACCCATTGTTAAGGTAACTAATTTTAATTGAGAAGTCGTAAGCAGTCATTATAtcgttaaataattatatatttatactcaAATACCTTTGCCATCAAACATCGACTCGATATAGAAACACGCGATAGAAATGGATTCTCGTAAGAAGAATGAAGAATGGTGTGCGCCTATCTACATTGAACAATGTATCTTCTACCACATCAAAAACTACAACGCCCCTAGCGGTTACCATGGTacaaattgattattttatattaatcgcTAGTGCTAGTTACGTATACCACATATATTCTCTAGTCTACTaacattgtttatatttgtgCAATACACATTTGCAAGTGAATGTTATTTACGAATATTCAACAATAAAGTaccgtttttattatttcctctTCTAAGGATGGGGACTGAACTAGTTTTGGCCTATAATTCTGCAACTTAATTTTCTTACAAATTGGTATTAGTTTGTTCATACTTTTAGCTATTCTTCTTGCTATTTCGTATGTTTTGCTCGGCGCATATAATTTTGTCTGAAGATGTTAGTtgtaaaatagttatttattataaatcaatTTACTAACTGTGAATTTGAGAATAAAagtgatatatttattcaaaccttgaaaataaaagttaaaatttatg
The genomic region above belongs to Leptidea sinapis chromosome 31, ilLepSina1.1, whole genome shotgun sequence and contains:
- the LOC126974062 gene encoding uncharacterized protein LOC126974062, with product MGISGGTMTLLSTLAALVIIVHTAEEEYERAQGGLRARSLDLDTSNYDKAWRASELDPILIAPLEQTYNSSPDGGTKYRRSRHKRKRRPTTSDDDFVTHERQYRGDIRPHTHQYFINHPDLRGKIDENMRIEHRNGGRRQTRYGHRRKKPKLAENRPRLSEFDDIRSDDVRENNENASVDDASEVNDKSIVDRHDETHFSTEETSNDRSTESTRYIGKINRAQTHNDKSINSMSEFSFETHQKPELTMAKRPIRQQVTKHTTPVSKEKEKAREKGNQPIDPSTLKAILKRSNGKSLSEILQQNNLSLHDLLQGKEEAVSKLITNRQMDNYKQLHEETPDSVIHLEENTEPTSVIENETESILVGQSDEMEEKKDNTRYEDIEFITTTTISVTDDLEELGIKEKDEVIEILTTSMPKHTTEEIDYDTFFKPTTRRRYPFKPRRKIRRRPLNAIGYKGQLSRDFMALTSNKNTTTEWMELLPSNVKTRMDEPSVHWSSSQENSTSLDLTQPISAQEQYSITDHDVSISPTKNSSELLIKTTQDTSNTIFSESELNITNTTTSLIDQVDIIQTTPLTEEKASTTSEKSTTLDDSKTTRTTINSYNSRRQALGNRLKKKRMKQKNSSNESTSDIPIQDISGIANVIPVSDFITKSQSPSDEEKISLPSTLTTNLYTKSVVNNYRTTKFSKMKTTTTATKPPTTIRENTAKYEIEEILNDTETNARLSKILMERNMTLNELVQHRERGSSHVHLADIFHNASKEPNPPEPFLSKSFIEPISKETYPLRAILDANLHDSKASGIDANILHENFPNIPVVMNYGNNVNENGENMGIMSLFNNITQNKELHDRKSSSNDKMNTNEDQTLMNLHNESREGRHLKSDKDLVTWNDIFELVRRNRTQSADPEILKPRHLAKSEILEKILLEEDAKSDGAIVLEDLQHMKDNNAASSSEENVEVKLLENIETKNPPTTNTSSHVKSVTVVTASIIGLGLVLFLLTYTAFKWKQQSKILETKNCVHEERIPSPVFENRQGKNNSSTRSKSPMLSSNIYAIDSIDPHHGAESPEYMWDSLRKPFQ